The genomic interval CGGGCGTTTATGTGGAGATTCATGAATTAGGGCACTAAGCCAACTCTAGCTTTCTTGAAAACGTAGTAGGACTAGTAGATCAAGTATATGCTTCCTGAAGCATGTTGTGTTTTTGACAAGACTTCTATTGAAGAGGTGGTGCTGCCTGTTTTTAGAGATTTCATGGTTTACGTGAATTACGTCCCTGAAATTAGATGGGCAAAGGCCATATATGAAGAACTGTACGTACGACATTGGTCATTTGGACGTTGATCGATGGTTAAATATGCGACTTTTCTACGGCTTTGTGGTGATGGTGGTGTTGTTGTCGGTGTGGTGGTACGTGATGAGTAAGGCACTTCCTTTGCGTAACATTTTTCTCGTGCTTCTTCGGCGCTACACATGCAGCCTCGAGGCAGCAGGCTGAGCCTGCTAGCTAGGGCATGCTATCCGACCGTACATAAATACTCTTCTGCATGCGTTTTTCAGAGTGTGATATCTGTATATATGGTGGTTAATTAATGCGTTGAAACAAGAGTTGGAAGCTATATAGATCTGAAGTATGGCGGGTAATCGAAGATTGCAAGTCATATTCGGATTATTCGCCATTTCTTCAACTTGATATATTTGATATTTATCACAGAAGAAAATGGTGTAGCTATTGATTTGCTCACCCTTGTTATCGTTAAGAAATAAGTCACCTGCATGTTATTAGCGGACATGTACGTACTATACGTACACTGGTTATTGTAGTATGTTATGCTCTAAGATTGTATGTCCTCCTCGATGaacatgtaattaaatttcaatCCAATAACTCATGCGTGTAGAATTCTAGACCAGCCTTCAAGTTGGATTCCAAAGCCCTTAAAAGAAATGATTAATTTGGTGTCCTAGCTAGAAAGTAATTAAGTAAATCACCCTAGCTAGAGCTACCAGTCTACCACATCAGATCAAATGCTACCATACCAATTTGGCCAAATTGGGTGAATCAATTTATTTGAACCAACCCGGCCACTTCTAGACTTCTGACGCAAGAGGTTGTAGTAGCTTAGATTCTAGCAAAGCTTGAATGCTTGATTGGTCTTATCACTCTTATGGCACTCCCAAGCATATATAGTCAATTAATTAAGGATCAGATTCACCTTTGGAAATCAGAAACAAGGCCAAAAATTTGGTTGTTTCACTACTTGTTATGTacagataatatatatatgtaaactACTGGCCAACTTATATATTCCAGTAACCTCATGAGAACTTATTTATTCAAACGATTATTATGTTATTTACATTAAGTCCCCTTAACGGGTACTTAATTTATTTAGTTTCACATGAGTTGTTAAAGGGTGAGGCTATTGTCACCCCCACTTTGTTCACCCCACATTCTCTTTTAACCTCACATgtattttttctattttcaaattaGTTTGTTCACCCAATTGTAGTACTTAAATTGCTCATTTTTTAATAATCCAAcataatttcttcaattttaaGCTTGTTTTGTTCACTCTACATTCTTGTCTTAcattacacaatttttttcaattctaaaCTTACTTTGTGCAGATTTTATTTCAGATTTATTTTGACAATCTCTATTATGACAAAAAACTTACAATTACTACATGTAACTAGgttttataaatataaaatgggGTCACATACTATAATTTTCTCATTTGTACGCATATCAATAGTCTAATTTAGTTAAGTTAAAATATagttaagaaaataaattcaatCACATTAACatccaaatccaaaaaaaaaaaaaaaacacgttcttcaatattataatattacataaacataatgatttcgatattttcattagtttcaattttaacTATATAATAGATGTGTGTTTtgtgaaataaacaaaaatgaatTACAAATTTAAATAACTTAGTATCTATTACAGTAATTTTACATCGGGGTATTTGCAGTctttcaataaattaataggTTGTTTGGTGAATAAAGTGAACTGTGGGGTGATATAGTTACACCCGTTGTTAAATTGTGAAAATCGCACATACGAAAAAACATGCATCTACGTACCACAGTTTTCCTATGTAAAAACACATGCATGCAACTTGAAATAACTGGACCGATCGATCTCAAATGTCGATTATTTCTTTTGCATTTCTTGGATCAGTTGGATGCATGcatgtaattaaataattagGAAAGGTTAATGTAAGCAAGTTAGGCACATAGATAGTTGCCTAAATTGGGTTAGTAGCTTACAAATCAATGCCCTCCTTATAACGTTGCTAATGGTCGATGATACTCTTAATTAGCTCTTactataaatatatgtattgaAGTACTTGAAGAGGATATCTTTTTCGTTTATCTATTACCAAATGACGACCAGTACTAGTACTATCTTCTACAAGAATGCCCTATTTCTGCTACTCCTGAGCTCTGCGGGATATTTATGTAATGCTGCTGATCCTACTGATGGCTTCACGCGCGTGTCTCTAACGGACAAAAACTTCAAGTTGCAGAAGCCGTATGACAAACCTGCCGCCGAGCGCTACAGTAAAATAGATGGAGTCGAAACGTTCAAGGTTTACACCAGTGACAAGCCCTTTGAGGAAGGCAGTCCAACCAGGCCACGCACAGAAATCAGAATTAGTGTATTCATTCATCTATTATTCTCTTTACTCCTAACTTCAATTTTTGTTCAAACTATTATGCTTTATATTACTATATATGCCTCTGTCATTCAATTCTCGATCGGattgattttaatttgtaaGTTGATTGCATTATAGGGACTTGACTACACTTCTGGCGTATGGCAATTCGAGGGTATTTTCTACGTGCCGAAAGGCACCACCGGCGTTATTCTCATGCAGGTATTTGGGGCAACCACTGAAGCTACAACTCTGCAGCTAAGGGTcattgatggaaatttgaTGTACTACAACAAGAAAGTGGTGGTGGCAAATGTCTACAATAAGTGGGTGAAAGTGAATGTGATTCACAATGTTGGTACACAGAAAGTGACCATTTTCGTTGACGGTGTCCAAAAGTTGGTGATGGATGGCCACGGTCGGGATACCCATTACTTCAAATACGGAGCTTATGCGGCTTTAACTGGTTCAAGTAACTACATGGAGTCAAGGTGGAAGGGAATCCAAGTTTATAAGAAATGATTGATGCATGAAAGAATAAGGAAGATATTATGTGCATACAGCTATATGTAATATAAAATAAAgtcataaattaataaaacttgtttcagttcgaaagaaattaaaattaattctcCATAAGAGAGCTACTTTGACATTGGGATCAGATGAGAGTCGTACTTGTTTGGGTGAATTTGGGTAAAGCCATCGGTGGCCATGTTATATATAGAGGAGACAATACTTAAGGATATCATTGGGTAAAGTAATTATCCTAATTACATACAGACATACGGTTGGCTTTGAATATGCAACATTACATACATTATCGAGTGAACCAAAAGTTCGTCAGATATCTAAGTTTCTAAATAATGAAAACTGGTGTATATAGCCATTTTGATGATTTTACCAAAGCCCCCTATCCTGCATGGTCTTCATACACTAACTACCTAGAGTACTTGTGACCAAAATTAGAGCTTGATATGTTTTGGAGTATGGTATTGTAGTAACCCGAATATTCAAATTCAATTCTTGTAATTTCTCAAAATTTATAGAATGgtattttgtataatttatgaTTCTACACCTTCGATTTGGGCATTATTCGAAGTCGGTTCAATTtcgagaaatcaaaagcttGAAAACAATTAAGTTTCTAAAGGCTCAAGAGTTGTCTTTTGATGCTTCGCTCATTTTCAAAAACTCTCTTCACAATAGTCGTAAagttcgtcgatacgagttcgtagacatgcGGCATGCTTAATTCGGGTATCGTACGTGGAAGCTGTTAGCAAACAAAGTTtagtttctaatttttaaaggggtataaaaggagaaaattggaaaccctattTGCAAAAATCAGAAACCATTATTTGGAACAGCCGCACATGCACTGTTCATCATCCATTCCTCTTCATTTTGACGCTGAAACTTCTctctcttcaatctcactcATCTGACTGTCAATCAAGTTGCCACCGGGCTTGTTGGAACCACACGGTCGGCCTCTTCGTGTCTGGGGTAGTGGCACACTATTCCTCACCGTCTAGCAGCCGCAGTTGCACCTAGAAGTATCTGCATCTTTCGTTGCCATGGCACTCTCGGTCGTCGGCAAGTTTGGGGCTTGAGGCCACTTGCAATCTAGCACTTGTTGTCCCTGGTTTGAGATGTATGATTTTAGGAAGTCGTTTGGGGCAGCAACCCAAGCCTACAGCTATTGCGTCGGGGGAGAGATTTCACCTGCATCTCCGGTAGCTTTCCGACTGTTTTCGAGCTTGGTAGTAGTGGAGTTGCGTCATGTATGAGCTTTGTGTCGAACCAAGAAAGTGGCTCAAGCCGTTTGAAGCAAAGAGGAGAGTTTGGGACATAAATTTCAAGCTCGGGTTGGAGTGGTTCATTGCTTGGTAATTTcaaaattctagttcaaatTAGATTATTTTTATTGGTTAGGAATGGGTTAGAGGTAGTGAGGGTATGAAAATTTGAGGCGTATGGGTTGGTTGGTGGTGTGTTTGGCTAGCAacatgttttactgttttggAAGAAATTTTAGTTCAGTTGTGAGGTCCGGGTGCATTTTTGTGCTCTGTGTGTCATATTGAGGAGGTAGAACTATTGCTTTATTGTGTTTTAACAAGTGAAGTATATTTAGTATATGTTTGGTTCACTTGTTTTGTTTGAAATTGTTGAAATTCATGTTTGTGAGTTTGACAAACCTTAGCCTTAGGTCGTGGTCAGGGTAAGAGTAGTAAGGGTTGGAAGTTGACAAGGGTTTTAGGGATTTTTTAAAAAGAGAGTTAGATTAATTGACTTGCCTTTGTTTACTCTTTACTTAGTGAAATTTATGTCacttaggtgactgacgaagcAAGTGAGTGAGTCTCACTTGACATTGTAGATGTTGCAAAGCGGagtataaggtgagtaaatctcacaacGTTGATGTTACATTTTAGTTATTGGTATAGTatagtgatatatatatatatatgtgtgtgtgtgtatttaaTGGTATTcgtaatatacatatatatatatattgttatattatataatgttatcaTCTCATTTTATCATATGTGAGATATATTGATATtgtgattattattattgtggCGGAAGGGaccaaaaggaaagaaaatgtaccttctggTAATTTAGTTTATTGAGTTTGATTATTTGATATTGTTGGTGATGAGACCGgaaaggaagaaaatgtaccttctagTAAATTGGTTTATTGTATGACTTGTTCATTTGTGATATTGtgagagtcgcttggttttgtacaatattACCATGGGTGGATTGattatattgtacatgttttttttaacattTGAGTCttattaaaacgttttctggtcttcggacctgGTGATGGCAATTAAATCGGGAACCAAGTCTTTGGCCAAATGAttggttacgatcagttaaAACTTTAGTCTGTCTGTCATGCATTGCATAAGGGGTAACCTGGTGGGGTTACTTGGGTCTTATGAGTTCACTTGTTAAAAAGAGTTATTTGTTATGTTTTCTTCTGCATTTGTGGAAATTGAATTCAAATGTATAATTGGTTATGACACTTGCTGATGTGACTAACGGTGAAATTATATAATTGTttgatttactcatatgagctgtaaagcttaccgggtttgtgtttacaatcccggtgcaccaaccAATAGTGTAGGGGATAGACCTGCAGGTGGGAGTTAGCGGGTTGTAAGAGCTTATTGTCGAAGGATCACCAAGTTGTACCATTTTATTTTGGTGAGGAAtaagtgaattttacattatccaaattatgttattatttttgcaaacattgatgatgtattATTTATGTTGACTAAGTTGCATTTTGAACTCAATTTTTGATACACTATTACGGTAAAACAAATCAATGTAATTGAGGTTATTTTATAGTTGTTCACAACattgaatttaaattgtatttttcaaaattttctagTTGTGATTATGAGATTATCCTTGATATATTTGAgttaattataaaatatattcCCAAAATTTAATTATCAGCCCAATACTATTTGGTCTAGTGGCATAGATGCCCCCTATTTAAATAGGAGGTCATGAGTTTGACCCACAACAAACTTAAACtagtattttaattgtttacctgatcaaaaaaagaaaagtctAATTAACTACATGAGTTTATCTAATGCCAGTCTTGTCGACTTTTAAGATACTAGTTTACATTACAAAACCGGATGATTATGATTTACAACCTACTCTGCATTGTCAAATTcagaatttatttatttttttcgataatgaaaagagaagttttaaatacacacatccaaaatacacacCCACTTTTTAATACACTACAAATCtaaaatttcatattaatttTTCTCTAAATGCACACTCAAAAATACCAAAGTTACCCTTTATCTATATATCATgaaatattatattatttgatataattataatttaagtaACATAGATTCTTTTCAAATCTTTTACGTTTTCTGCTAAAAACGTTTGACATCATATATGAATTTATTATTTAGTAGTGAAGTCTTGTAACCCAACGTGTCAACTCTGCTATTAGGGCTGTAAATAGGCTCGAGCCGCTCATGTTTGATTTGTGTTCGGCTCGATTTTAGCCCGTTCGGCTCGAACTCGTAAAGAAATGAGCCAAACTTGAGCTCAATATTAATCCCGAccttgaaaatgagccgagcttGAACAACAAGTATTCGGCTCGTTCGACTCGTTTAGCTCGAGCTCGTTAaaagctcggctcatttatTAAGCTTGTTttaataacttttataatatatatagtataattgtTATgtgagaaataatattaaaaatgtattataaattataatgaaATGAAACCATAACCGGGTGTGTATTGAGAGACATAGGgagtgtatttaaaacttctctaATGAAAACGAAATTACCACTATGCCAATAATGTCTATATACGACACATATCGGGCGACATATTTCGGGTTAAGTGTTGTTCGGAGGTTTGGAGTGACATATATTGTATTATATGTCATCTGAATAGGGTCAGAAATTTAAAGTTCTTTATtctgaaaagagggtaatatTTAGGCGACTTATATATGTCGTGTGAGGTTTTGCCTTAATTCTAGAGGGATTCTAAGTTGACCAAAAAAATGAAGCAACAATAAGGCCGCAATTATATGTCGTCTGAGTGTGCAGCTTAATTTGGAggcaaagatacacacacatatatatatatatatatatagtttactaaATATGAATGTTGTTAGTTTGAGGACATTTATATGTTTCCCTAGAActaagtatatatacatactttTAGGCTAGAAGGGACGATATTTATAGGTCGCCTAGTTTGTGTTAAAATTGGCCCAATTTTGGATCGGATCAGAGCGCGCTAAGTTTATTTGATGACTCTCTCCTAAAATTGCCGCGCGCTCGATCAGGCCGTGTACACATATTGTTGACTTaaaatttcaataaaattaaCACGCGGCATAGTTTTGGTTTGCCCTATCTAGAATCTGCGCGCCGCTTTCAATTTGGCGAAAcactctcattctctctcaaCTCTGTCGATCTTATTCTCTATGTGTCTCTCTttgttgaaaatttgaaaacatTACCTCAATCTCTCTATCTCTTGGCTCTCgatttctctcttctttcgGCTCTcaatctctttgttctctcagCTCTGGGTAAGTAGTTTCGACTTGGAATTTGGTGATTTTGAGATTTCGGTTTGAGATTTCAATGGGTTTTGTTGTTTCATTGCTTGAAATAAATTTGGAGATTTTCGATTGGGTTATCTTCTAAATTTTGATTGGGTTTCTTTTGCAGGGAAGAATTTGCCAAGAGAGCTATTGTTGGAAGTTCACTGGTTTGCTAGTCCACTAGTGAGTCTTCATGTTCTAGTTGTTGGTATATAAGATCAATATGTTGATATATTTGTTGGTATATGCATGTAGTTTGTGTTGTGTTGGTATATTTGTTGCTTTGTACATATATAGATTATTTGTGCTATGTTGTTGGTATATATTgttggtacatatatatggcttATATTGATGGTTTGTTGTAACTGTTTAGGATTGTTTGTTGTTCTTAATacatgttttttatttttcttaaagaTGGATAAGTTATGGATGGACGCTGATAGAAGGTCCATGACGTTTGATTTAGGATTAGAGGAGTTTCTAAAGTTTGCTGAGTCTAATGCGGTTAACAAAAATAGAATTTCTTGTCCTTGCTTAAGTTGTTGTAACACAAAGGAATTTTCTGTTGGAGTCATTAAGGATCATATATTTTG from Argentina anserina chromosome 2, drPotAnse1.1, whole genome shotgun sequence carries:
- the LOC126783969 gene encoding citrate-binding protein-like, producing MTTSTSTIFYKNALFLLLLSSAGYLCNAADPTDGFTRVSLTDKNFKLQKPYDKPAAERYSKIDGVETFKVYTSDKPFEEGSPTRPRTEIRISGLDYTSGVWQFEGIFYVPKGTTGVILMQVFGATTEATTLQLRVIDGNLMYYNKKVVVANVYNKWVKVNVIHNVGTQKVTIFVDGVQKLVMDGHGRDTHYFKYGAYAALTGSSNYMESRWKGIQVYKK